In one bacterium genomic region, the following are encoded:
- a CDS encoding DUF4215 domain-containing protein, translating into MGTYQMVHTRACGNPGSSNACTFGQWSDCHPEDYCGDGVKQASEQCDDGNTDNNDACTNACTLNVCGDGAVFKGVEECDQGSPFIGGSNGKPCTTAEYGATCTSCTTSCKIVLTQGGYCGDGIKQPNTAEQCDTAGNTSVPVADPNLTCKGLGFDYAKQHTKVTATSVPNAVPGGGCYIIK; encoded by the coding sequence GTGGGTACGTACCAAATGGTACATACGCGCGCCTGCGGGAATCCGGGGTCGTCCAATGCCTGCACATTCGGCCAATGGTCGGATTGCCATCCGGAGGATTATTGCGGAGACGGTGTAAAACAAGCGAGCGAGCAGTGCGATGACGGCAATACGGATAATAATGACGCCTGTACCAATGCCTGCACGCTCAATGTGTGCGGCGACGGCGCCGTCTTTAAAGGCGTTGAGGAATGCGACCAGGGTTCGCCGTTTATCGGCGGGTCAAACGGCAAGCCCTGCACCACGGCGGAATACGGCGCCACATGTACGAGCTGCACCACAAGCTGCAAAATCGTGCTTACGCAGGGCGGGTATTGCGGGGACGGCATTAAACAGCCGAATACGGCCGAGCAATGCGATACGGCCGGAAATACAAGCGTTCCGGTGGCCGACCCAAACCTTACATGCAAAGGACTAGGCTTCGACTATGCCAAACAGCATACAAAGGTGACAGCCACGAGCGTTCCAAACGCGGTTCCCGGCGGCGGATGCTATATCATCAAG